A single window of Leishmania panamensis strain MHOM/PA/94/PSC-1 chromosome 35 sequence DNA harbors:
- a CDS encoding hypothetical protein (TriTrypDB/GeneDB-style sysID: LpmP.35.5420) has translation MASCHASKTAQNIDREPTSQLSLRSYGRQYTRPRRSRSRTETLAVHLGDAEARTYRIEVLQGEASPLQSLLKTYPNCVWDGSAFFLLPLLNEQQEPIDALPSLLTRELPLRGRSPDEESDTAVATGITPPLDFGRETTDEMVLPDMATTFLRSANASFGGAGGTGTLLDTPLPPSLGSASVGGDGSAVKSTSLAAHRAVGMPAASVATTAAPVVPRWKRFSTTAALYLALGEASACDVAHFPYAAVQLCDWDDLVGQQRMRIEAKVSASAAVISALKKGTHRRHDRLVPVAVMFPMSRKGVMRRPFSLTTQPFRDAEVFQLFYLQLLFRAYFDVRFRGMTFTLPGQSAWHLRSDLVAVRSSGRHHVAFEHPTKRDEWLLFPPRTHLLTLLNLEEAVVPLYSTPAELQETSALPLFGAGETLPCVGIAGRKLAQWAATLEVGSPETAFLALVALFDQMKGQFECTRGELWRRATGGPQAGASSFVPLLFRCAECTAGASLRHTGEGLSRFFVPPSERAAASVPVATTTGTHPAGDVLPVSLSSGSPLPCIPVNGSAITTTARDASTASPKSSVTVIRDRLATSATMDSHTKVLSVAVGTDANSDCNQGRAKAFASLLNTVDQAGTRSVRETLCASKSIPPALLHMHSVDAAAGAMSTQSPNAAAVLVSTADAAQAKEAEKTEESPLPVVADAEDVGLGEATMAHGELFNASVGPLSPPTKGGSLVTRWSNYIQTGNCAIFNGPTTDVEVLGFLGRGGSSLVYRGTYGSWRLPVAVKVFVIPDGMDHEQYVRESLTDVAFYVLMNQLEDFGVYCGGRAHDFIVSRQTPKGLPAEAASEVRRGENDARTQLCYLVTDLMDGTLGRFLTEDDADFDPVYDKLLNSALHDGELFQLLFTQLAIKTLFNWKVLDMMLNNQLRGDNIGYRYVAQPLEHASYLKEHPEEAVALSGSRQYYAGILYGFQFGPDEPLHYLRFPAETGTSDHAKLNLLRFIGIIDVGQGMQPNVAELVRKGYIGETVLDSCIEDDGFGRYWPLDELYCRYVDVEGTLAKDVVAWASARCVTTQGDALHALRELFDHFYPTFGVEAPTEAERDTYMCLSWTSTNLANLNAAYVYRAE, from the coding sequence ATGGCATCGTGCCACGCTAGCAAAACTGCTCAGAACATTGACAGAGAGCCAACATCAcagctctctctccgctcaTATGGCCGACAGTACACACGACCACGCCGTAGCCGATCTCGCACAGAGACGCTTGCCGTGCACCTCGGTGACGCTGAGGCACGCACCTATCGTatcgaggtgctgcagggcgAAGCGAGTCCACTGCAGTCTTTGCTGAAGACGTACCCAAACTGCGTCTGGGATGGGTCAGCGTTCTTCCTGCTCCCTCTGCTAAACGAACAGCAGGAGCCCATCGACGCTCTGCCATCACTCCTTACACGAGAGTTGCCCCTGCGCGGGCGCAGCCCggacgaagagagcgacacGGCCGTCGCCACAGGCATCACGCCACCTTTGGACTTTGGAAGGGAGACGACCGACGAAATGGTGCTCCCTGACATGGCAACAACCTTCTTGCGCTCTGCCAATGCGTCATtcggcggcgcaggtggcaCTGGCACATTGCTTGATACACCGCTTCCTCCGTCATTGGGAAGTGCGTCCGTGGGCGGGGATGGTTCAGCCGTGAAGAGCACCAGTCTCGCAGCCCACAGGGCGGTCGGCATGCCAGCTGCATCTGTcgctaccaccgctgccccgGTCGTACCTCGCTGGAAGCGCTTCAGCACGACCGCCGCCCTGTATCTGGCTCTCGGCGAGGCCAGTGCTTGTGATGTGGCACACTTTCCCTACGCAGCGGTCCAACTGTGCGACTGGGACGACCTTGTAGGGCAGCAGAGGATGCGCATCGAAGCAAAAGtgagcgcctccgcggctGTGATCAGTGCACTCAAAAAAGGGACCCACAGGCGGCATGACCGGCTCGTGCCGGTGGCGGTCATGTTCCCCATGTCCCGCAAGGGGGTAATGCGTCGGCCCTTCTCTCTGACAACGCAGCCCTTCAGGGATGCCGAAGTGTTTCAGCTCTTTTActtgcagctgctctttcGCGCTTACTTCGACGTCCGCTTTCGCGGTATGACTTTCACACTGCCTGGGCAGTCAGCTTGGCACCTTCGCTCCGACCTTGTCGCCGTGCGTTCGAGTGGTCGCCATCACGTCGCCTTTGAGCACCCTACGAAGCGCGATGAGtggcttctctttccccctcgcACCCACCTTCTGACGTTGCTTAacctggaggaggcggttgTGCCGCTCTATTCGACcccggcggagctgcaggagacgtCCGCGCTCCCACTCTTTGGTGCCGGCGAAACCTTGCCGTGCGTAGGCATCGCCGGCCGCAAGCTGGCGCAGTGGGCAGCAACGTTGGAGGTTGGCAGTCCTGAAACGGCCTTCTTGGCGCTGGTAGCTCTCTTCGACCAAATGAAGGGCCAGTTCGAGTGCACTCGTGGTGAgctgtggcgccgcgccactgGGGGCCCCCAGGCTGGCGCTTCGTCCTTCGTGCCGCTCTTGTTCCGCTGCGCTGAGTGCACCGCTGGGGCATCGTTGCGGCACACTGGTGAAGgcctctctcgtttttttgTTCCACCAAGCGAGCGAGCTGCCGCTTCTGTTCCCGTTGCGACTACGACGGGCACACATCCTGCGGGTGACGTGTTGcccgtctctctttcgaGTGGTTCACCTCTTCCGTGCATCCCGGTGAATGGGTCGGCAATCACGACCACAGCCAGAGACGCATCCACCGCGTCCCCTAAATCATCAGTAACAGTGATCCGGGACCGACTGGCCACATCTGCGACCATGGACAGTCATACTAAAGTGCTATCTGTCGCTGTCGGTACGGACGCCAACTCGGATTGCAACCAAGGTAGAGCGAAGGCATTTGCTAGCTTATTGAATACAGTCGACCAGGCTGGCACCAGATCGGTGAGAGAGACGCTGTGTGCCTCCAAGAGCATTCCGCCTGCGTTGTTGCACATGCATTCCgttgatgccgctgccggcgccatGTCCACGCAAAGCCCcaatgctgccgccgtcttgGTCTCTACTGCGGATGCGGCGCAGGCGAAGGAGGCCGAGAAGACCGAGGAGTCGCCGCTTCCTGTCGTAGCAGACGCCGAGGATGTGGGTTTGGGCGAGGCGACAATGGCCCACGGCGAGCTGTTCAACGCCTCTGTTGGTCCGTTGAGCCCGCCTACGAAGGGGGGGAGCTTGGTCACGCGCTGGAGTAACTACATACAGACCGGCAACTGCGCCATCTTCAATGGCCCTACAACTGACGTAGAGGTGCTCGGATTTCTCggtcgaggcggcagcagccttGTATACCGCGGCACCTACGGCTCGTGGCGCCTCCCCGTGGCAGTGAAGGTGTTTGTCATTCCGGATGGCATGGACCACGAGCAGTACGTGCGAGAGTCTCTCACCGATGTCGCGTTTTACGTCTTGATGAATCAGCTCGAAGACTTTGGAGTGTACTGTGGCGGCCGCGCCCATGATTTCATTGTGAGCCGGCAGACACCGAAAGGGTTGCCAGCGGAGGCCGCCAGCGAGGTGCGCCGGGGGGAAAACGATGCGAGAACACAGCTGTGTTACTTAGTGACAGACTTGATGGATGGAACACTCGGGCGCTTTTTGACGGAGGACGATGCCGACTTTGACCCTGTGTACGACAAGCTACTCAACTCTGCCCTCCACGATGGTGAGCTTTTCCAGCTCCTCTTTACCCAGCTCGCCATCAAGACGCTGTTTAACTGGAAAGTGCTGGATATGATGCTGAACAATCAGCTTCGTGGTGACAACATTGGGTACCGCTACGTAGCGCAGCCGCTGGAGCATGCCTCGTATCTCAAGGAGCACCCAGAGGAGGCTGTGGCGCTATCCGGGTCGCGCCAGTACTACGCTGGCATTCTGTACGGCTTCCAGTTCGGACCTGATGAGCCGTTACACTACCTGCGCTTTCCCGCCGAGACAGGCACATCAGATCATGCGAAGTTGAATCTTCTGCGCTTTATAGGCATCATCGATGTGGGGCAAGGCATGCAACCCAATGTGGCAGAACTCGTGCGCAAGGGCTACATTGGGGAAACGGTGCTTGACTCGTGTATCGAAGATGATGGCTTTGGTCGGTACTGGCCACTTGACGAGCTGTACTGCCGCTACGTGGACGTCGAGGGAACTCTTGCGAAAGACGTGGTCGCCTGGGCCAGTGCGCGGTGTGTGACCACGCAAGGGGATGCTCTTCATGCGCTACGTGAGCTGTTTGATCACTTCTACCCGACCTTTGGCGTTGAGGCACCaacggaggcggagcgggaCACGTATATGTGTCTTTCCTGGACCTCGACGAACCTAGCGAACCTCAACGCTGCATACGTGTACCGGGCCGAGTGA
- a CDS encoding hypothetical protein (TriTrypDB/GeneDB-style sysID: LpmP.35.5430), with protein sequence MWPTSMARMSKRSMKYQTKLRHRFRNPSVLPLKQTKAQRDETIRSVLQVRNINPANQSSYRYVEQRLYSTGSRLDREGVKLNTTYALQGLGDLEPLRNSKSFGFSEREALKYDSLQEAAKYEAPPVPFTSLAARKLAEGKLWPSAPEPDGMLSREVRYLRHRANMSPSAQIFSEKIAYHLRRSLKACPAHIGEQIDFAQLVIEEVIVSRRSKLVYIVWATVDLAARFAMEPQLHRLNHWVQRLIMERIRTRPNIPQVSWIYNGGRLERELPCELKEEMQAYASDNSSTLETRVKYLKEMDTVNQRMRNIPWFMPYLWNKEEKAGKTRRMRKDLEEYQQRRLAAKRDQRELERDKSGRSVAPQIGAPPAYVR encoded by the coding sequence ATGTGGCCCACCAGCATGGCACGTATGAGCAAGCGCTCCATGAAGTACCAAACCAAGCTACGCCACCGATTTCGAAACCCATCCGTTCTGCCGCTGAAGCAGACAAAAGCACAGCGTGACGAGACCATCCGCtcagtgctgcaggtgcgcaacATCAACCCCGCCAACCAGTCGTCCTACCGTTATGTCGAGCAGCGACTCTACTCAACTGGGTCTCGACTCGATCGCGAGGGAGTGAAGCTGAATACGACGTACGCCCTTCAAGGCCTTGGCGACTTGGAACCTCTGCGCAACAGCAAGAGCTTTGGCTTTTCGGAGCGAGAGGCACTCAAGTACGACTCATTGCAGGAGGCAGCCAAGTACGAGGCTCCGCCTGTGCCCTTCACCTCGCTGGCGGCGCGCAAGCTCGCCGAGGGAAAGCTGTGGCCTAGCGCGCCTGAGCCGGATGGGATGCTAAGCAGGGAGGTTCGCtacctgcgccaccgcgcaaACATGTCCCCGTCTGCACAGATCTTTTCGGAGAAGATCGCCTATCATTTGCGGCGCTCTTTGAAAGCCTGTCCTGCCCACATCGGCGAGCAGATTGATTTTGCACAGCTGGTGATCGAAGAGGTGATTGTGTCGCGTCGCTCCAAGTTGGTGTACATTGTTTGGGCTACCGTTGACCTGGCCGCGCGCTTTGCAATGGAGCCGCAACTGCATCGACTCAATCACTGGGTGCAGCGGCTCATCATGGAACGCATTCGAACCCGGCCGAACATTCCGCAGGTTTCGTGGATCTACAATGGCGGCCGGCTGGAGCGCGAGCTGCCGTgtgagctgaaggaggagatgcagGCGTACGCCAGCGACAACTCGTCGACGCTGGAGACGCGGGTCAAGTATCTGAAGGAGATGGATACGGTGAACCAGCGCATGCGCAACATCCCATGGTTCATGCCGTATCTCTGGAATAAGGAGGAAAAGGCTGGCAAGACGCGACGCATGCGCAAGGACTTGGAGGAGTACCAGCAACGGCGGCTGGCCGCGAAGAGGGATCAACGGGAGTTGGAGCGAGACAAGAGCGGACGGAGCGTGGCGCCGCAGATTGGTGCGCCACCTGCCTACGTCCGCTAA
- a CDS encoding hypothetical protein (TriTrypDB/GeneDB-style sysID: LpmP.35.5440), with protein sequence MSGRPTKTPFRVFGSPYTLSLHQHVTYLRLKQVPFRVYCTSFTTTFVYSLYYHARSVFCTLTPSGSSPLQVWQLAEAVELDEDVEAIARSAKGEVSYAGKGSCGGGGVSHPDGAVTTAPRTQRLLVRKETHPQLHLASWCVVVYACWWLAKTGAMFRYIRGDALDVLEGYVRYFFPIPGIGFARSMAPRFREVMRRLISATGVSDMTAPFMEDHFQRFCTALEAHLHEHPSERFLLGTPHPTLADVTLSAAFSGFFLMDDPPSSMLADQFPCVTEYVERVTGWRGATFVGTTKDAAFTDEGASTGGAKAGPGIITNDFAASAANRNTDYPDTVPESLAPCFELIAEVLPFLMSQCASFNAFMAGDGIRTLRREPLEGEWKGCTGYLMPQLVNIRSLMIVDDNVSSVQARSQDLEIAFLAAREVLDDKLHDFGRREDDSNGTTPHDVNARRVNAPEADTSATIALEVSKSMSKSADRDADDAQHLLQLVQEDTVANESATRIEGTELKRQMGAAVEAAQFRQPLNLSTMRAEEADFYRAYTAAARYKVAGTAASLSDVVPPARQTMSAGSTAVTVRGSVKERLQTLYAMLAKMSCPQYTLTSLYHGRRIYVAAIPEYEVAKVRKARQEARKRSTVA encoded by the coding sequence ATGAGTGGTAGACCGACGAAAACGCCGTTCCGCGTATTCGGCTCCCCCTACACACTGTCCCTGCATCAGCATGTCACCTACCTCCGTCTCAAGCAGGTCCCCTTTCGGGTGTACTGCACGAGCTTCACCACTACCTTCGTGTACTCGCTGTACTACCACGCCCGCAGCGTTTTCTGCACGTTGACTCCAAGTGGCTCTTCTCCGTTGCAGGTGTGGCAGCTGGCGGAAGCGGTGGAGCTGGACGAGGACGTTGAGGCCATCGCTCGCTCCGCGAAGGGCGAGGTCAGTTACGCTGGTAAGggcagctgtggtggcggcggcgtttcGCACCCGGATGGCGCCGTGACGACAGCTCCGCGTACGCAGAGGCTCCTGGTCCGAAAAGAAACGCATCCGCAATTGCACCTCGCTTCTTGGTGCGTAGTGGTGTACGCCTGCTGGTGGCTCGCGAAGACCGGTGCCATGTTTCGCTACATCCGCGGCGACGCACTCGATGTGCTGGAGGGATACGTGCGCTACTTCTTCCCCATCCCAGGCATCGGCTTTGCCCGTTCGATGGCCCCGCGGTTTCGCGAAGTGATGAGGCGGTTGATCTCGGCGACGGGTGTGTCTGATATGACGGCGCCGTTCATGGAGGACCACTTCCAGCGCTTCTGCACGGCGCTtgaggcgcacctgcacgaACATCCGAGTGAACGCTTTCTACTTGGCACTCCACACCCGACCCTGGCCGACGTCACGCTCAGTGCTGCTTTCTCCGGCTTCTTCCTCATGGACGATCCGCCGTCGTCGATGCTGGCGGACCAATTCCCATGTGTGACGGAGTACGTGGAGCGGGTAACGGGGTGGCGTGGAGCCACTTTCGTCGGCACAACTAAAGATGCCGCCTTCACGGATGAGGGAGCATCCACAGGCGGTGCCAAAGCTGGCCCTGGCATCATCACCAACGACTTCGCTGCATCAGCCGCTAACAGGAACACCGACTACCCCGACACGGTCCCCGAGTCTCTGGCGCCGTGCTTCGAGCTCATAGCAGAGGTACTTCCGTTTCTCATGTCACAGTGCGCCTCCTTCAACGCCTTTATGGCTGGCGACGGCATCCGCACACTGCGTCGTGAGCCGCTCGAGGGTGAGTGGAAGGGCTGTACAGGATATCTGATGCCCCAACTGGTGAACATCCGCTCTCTGATGATTGTGGACGACAATGTCAGCAGCGTGCAGGCACGCTCGCAGGACTTGGAGATCGCATTTCTGGCCGCACGTGAGGTACTCGATGACAAGTTGCACGACTTcggaagaagggaggatgACTCAAACGGCACCACGCCGCACGATGTCAACGCCCGCCGAGTCAACGCACCCGAAGCTGACACCAGTGCGACCATTGCGCTAGAAGTTTCGAAGAGTATGTCAAAATCAGCTGATAGGGACGCTGATGACGCTCAGCACCTGTTGCAGCTGGTACAGGAGGACACTGTTGCGAACGAGTCCGCCACAAGGATAGAGGGGACTGAGCTCAAGAGACAGatgggggcagcggtggaggctgCGCAGTTTCGGCAGCCGCTGAATTTGAGCACGATGCGAGCCGAGGAAGCAGATTTCTATCGCGCTTacacggcggcagctcgcTACAAGGTGGCTGGTAccgctgcttccctctccgACGTGGTGCCTCCTGCACGACAGACGATGAGCGCTGGCAGCACGGCAGTCACCGTGCGTGGATCTGTGAAGGAGCGCTTGCAGACGTTGTACGCGATGCTGGCGAAGATGAGCTGCCCGCAGTACACCCTCACCTCGCTCTATCACGGCCGCCGTATCTACGTCGCTGCCATTCCGGAGTACgaggtggcgaaggtgcGTAAGGCACGTCAGGAGGCAAGGAAAAGAAGTACTGTTGCATGA